Proteins found in one Triticum aestivum cultivar Chinese Spring chromosome 4D, IWGSC CS RefSeq v2.1, whole genome shotgun sequence genomic segment:
- the LOC123096857 gene encoding WD repeat-containing protein VIP3, producing MKLAGLKSVDGAHEDSIWAAAWVPAVDHRPTALLLTGSIDETVRAWQPDDLAAASPPAGGHALGVISLAAHPAGVIAAAVSIDSHVRVFDVDSGASIATLDAAPSEVWGVQFHPKGVALAAAGGGSGSVKLWDTEKWQPIASLPVPRPEGARPDKTGSGKFVLSVAWSPDGKLLACGSMDGTIAVYDAVRMKFLHHLEGHHMPVRSMVFSPVDPHVLLTGCDDSHIHIYDAKEKGLIGAMSGHASWVLSIDVSPDGMAVATGSSDRTVRLWDINARASVQTMSNHSDQVWAVAFRPPGGEGVRAGRLASASDDKSISLYDYS from the exons ATGAAGCTTGCGGGGCTCAAGTCGGTGGACGGAGCTCACGAGGACTCGATCTGGGCGGCCGCGTGGGTGCCCGCTGTTGACCACCGCCCCACGGCGCTGCTTCTCACCGGCTCCATCGACGAGACCGTCCGCGCCTGGCAACCCGACGACCTCGCCGCCGCGTCCCCCCCGGCGGGAGGGCACGCGCTCGGAGTGATATCCCTCGCGGCGCATCCTGCCGGGGTCATAGCCGCCGCGGTCTCCATCGACAGCCACGTCCGCGTCTTCGACGTCGACTCCGGCGCATCCATCGCCACGCTCGATGCCGCGCCCTCCGAGGTCTGGGGCGTTCAGTTCCACCCCAAG GGTGTTGCTCTGGCTGCAGCTGGTGGTGGCAGTGGATCAGTAAAACTCTGGGACACGGAGAAGTGGCAACCTATTGCCAGCCTTCCTGTTCCGCGTCCAGAGGGAGCTCGCCCCGATAAAACAGGCAGCGGCAAGTTTGTTCTTTCAGTGGCCTGGAGTCCAGATGGCAAGCTCTTAGCATGTGGATCCATGGATGGCACGATTGCGGTGTATGATGCGGTCCGCATGAAGTTCCTCCACCACCTGGAGGGGCACCACATGCCAGTGAGGTCCATGGTGTTCTCGCCGGTGGACCCCCATGTGCTCTTGACCGGATGTGACGACTCCCACATCCACATATACGATGCCAAGGAGAAGGGCCTGATCGGGGCCATGTCGGGTCATGCGAGCTGGGTGCTGAGCATCGACGTGAGCCCGGATGGCATGGCGGTGGCGACAGGCTCCAGCGACCGCACCGTCCGGCTCTGGGACATCAATGCGAGGGCGTCAGTTCAGACCATGAGCAACCACTCAGACCAGGTCTGGGCCGTTGCATTCCGGCCGCCGGGAGGGGAAGGAGTCCGTGCTGGCCGGCTCGCCAGCGCTTCGGATGACAAGAGCATCTCCCTGTACGATTACTCCTAG